In Streptomyces sp. DG2A-72, one genomic interval encodes:
- a CDS encoding carbohydrate ABC transporter permease, with the protein MGVPLLYAVISGFKSTDELSRNPTGLPESWVTSNYTDILGSGSFWRLVGSSTFIAIGTTVLVVAVSALAAFSFARFAFRGREFLFTLFTMGLMFPFAVAALPLFLLLRYLGLLDNPLGVILPQAAFGLPMTIIILRGFFREIPGELEEAATLDGCTPLGFFWRVLLPMARPALGTVSVLAVVTSWNNFFLPLLVFTDSTWWTIPIGVQQFQGQYSAEYARVFAYLVLAMVPALAFYSVAERQLVGGLTAGATKG; encoded by the coding sequence ATGGGCGTACCGCTGCTCTACGCGGTCATCTCCGGCTTCAAGTCCACCGACGAGCTCTCCCGGAACCCGACCGGGCTGCCCGAGTCGTGGGTGACCTCCAACTACACCGACATCCTCGGCTCGGGTTCCTTCTGGCGGCTGGTCGGCAGCAGCACGTTCATCGCCATCGGTACGACCGTTCTCGTCGTCGCGGTGTCCGCGCTCGCCGCCTTCTCCTTCGCGCGGTTCGCCTTCCGTGGCCGGGAGTTCCTCTTCACTCTGTTCACGATGGGGCTGATGTTCCCCTTCGCGGTGGCGGCGCTGCCGCTGTTCCTGCTGCTGCGCTACCTGGGCCTGCTGGACAACCCGCTGGGCGTGATCCTGCCGCAGGCCGCGTTCGGGCTGCCGATGACCATCATCATCCTGCGCGGCTTCTTCCGGGAGATCCCCGGAGAGCTGGAGGAGGCGGCCACGCTCGACGGGTGCACCCCGCTCGGGTTCTTCTGGCGGGTCCTGCTGCCGATGGCGCGGCCCGCGCTCGGCACCGTCTCCGTGCTCGCCGTCGTCACCAGCTGGAACAACTTCTTCCTTCCGCTGCTGGTGTTCACCGACTCCACGTGGTGGACCATCCCGATCGGCGTCCAGCAGTTCCAGGGCCAGTACTCCGCCGAGTACGCCAGGGTCTTCGCCTACCTCGTCCTGGCCATGGTCCCCGCACTCGCCTTCTACTCCGTCGCCGAGCGTCAGCTCGTCGGCGGCCTCACCGCCGGCGCCACCAAGGGATGA
- a CDS encoding carbohydrate ABC transporter permease: MTSTFLPDKRTGPDAGTPPPAVRAGRGRARRRALNWLTAVGFQLPALVLFLVLVLLPILFALYAAFFRWGGFGMPSDYIGVDNFTRLFDDPVFLGDLWRCLVLVLLSLALQLPFALAMAVLLNQRIRGRAVYRMLFFAPYVLSEAITGILFAMIFAPDDGLADHVLGSVGLDGLGGTWFADPSTVMATLFLVMTWKYFGFHMMLYLAGLQSIPAELTEAALIDGASPWQRFRNVTLPLLAPTLRISVFLSVIGAIQLFDLVWVTTAGGPDHHSETMAVTMFQYGFKRYQVGYASAISVVMFGISLVFALAYQRFVLRRDLEGATTTMRGGQK, from the coding sequence ATGACCTCCACGTTCCTTCCGGACAAGCGGACCGGCCCCGACGCCGGCACTCCGCCCCCGGCAGTCAGGGCAGGCCGGGGGCGGGCCCGGCGGCGGGCGCTGAACTGGCTCACCGCGGTCGGCTTCCAACTGCCCGCGCTGGTGCTGTTCCTGGTGCTCGTCCTGCTGCCGATCCTGTTCGCCCTGTACGCCGCCTTCTTCCGCTGGGGCGGCTTCGGCATGCCCTCCGACTACATCGGCGTCGACAACTTCACCCGGCTCTTCGACGACCCGGTTTTCCTGGGCGACCTGTGGCGCTGCCTCGTTCTGGTCCTGCTGTCGCTCGCCCTGCAACTGCCGTTCGCGCTCGCCATGGCCGTCCTGCTCAACCAGCGGATCCGCGGCCGGGCCGTGTACCGGATGCTGTTCTTCGCGCCGTACGTACTGTCCGAGGCCATCACCGGCATCCTGTTCGCCATGATCTTCGCCCCGGACGACGGTCTCGCCGACCATGTCCTGGGCAGCGTGGGCCTGGACGGGCTCGGCGGGACCTGGTTCGCCGATCCCTCCACCGTCATGGCGACCCTGTTCCTCGTCATGACCTGGAAGTACTTCGGCTTCCACATGATGCTCTATCTGGCCGGACTCCAGTCCATCCCGGCCGAGTTGACGGAGGCGGCGCTCATCGACGGCGCGAGCCCTTGGCAGCGCTTCCGCAATGTCACCCTTCCGCTGCTCGCGCCCACCCTGCGCATCAGCGTCTTCCTGTCCGTCATCGGCGCCATCCAGCTCTTCGACCTGGTGTGGGTGACCACCGCGGGCGGCCCCGACCATCACTCCGAGACCATGGCCGTGACCATGTTCCAGTACGGCTTCAAGCGCTATCAGGTCGGCTATGCCAGCGCGATCAGCGTGGTCATGTTCGGCATCAGTCTCGTCTTCGCCCTCGCCTACCAGCGGTTCGTGCTCCGCCGCGACCTCGAAGGGGCGACCACGACCATGCGGGGAGGCCAGAAGTGA
- a CDS encoding extracellular solute-binding protein: MGDRALSRRGFLAASAAAGLGMTALSGCGGDSDGGSSGTTTVEWWNISTTQPTKDVWAGLAKKFEAQNPKVKIKIVQLENDAYKSKMTALTASGKLPDIFHTWGGGVLKQQVDAGLVEDLTDRTKPWADGLLAVAKEPYLLDDRLYGVPFDIGMIGFWYNKALFKQAGIATPPTTWSGFLDAVGKLKSAGITPLALAGKETWTGMYYWAYLAMRTAGAGALEKANDDKDFSGADFVQAGQHLKELVDLQPFQKGFLGAAYSSPTGQAAAVGNGKAAMELMGQWAPVVQADAGKGLGDDLGFFPFPEVEGGKGAITEVFGGGGGHALRQGAPQAAVDFLEFFASEATDLELVKKTGAIPVVPGAESALTDPNLKAVQAQLKGSTGFQLYLDQAYAPALGQEVNDSVGALIAGSKSPEQVTESITQTAKEEQ; encoded by the coding sequence ATGGGCGACCGGGCACTGTCCCGCCGCGGCTTCCTGGCGGCTTCCGCCGCGGCCGGTCTGGGCATGACGGCACTGAGCGGCTGCGGCGGCGACTCGGACGGAGGATCCTCGGGGACGACCACGGTCGAGTGGTGGAACATCTCCACCACTCAGCCGACCAAGGATGTCTGGGCCGGCCTCGCGAAGAAGTTCGAGGCCCAGAACCCCAAGGTCAAGATAAAGATCGTCCAGTTGGAGAACGACGCCTACAAATCGAAGATGACGGCGCTGACCGCCTCCGGAAAGCTGCCGGACATCTTCCACACCTGGGGCGGCGGCGTCCTGAAGCAGCAGGTCGACGCCGGGCTCGTCGAGGACCTCACGGACCGCACGAAGCCGTGGGCCGACGGTCTGCTGGCGGTCGCGAAGGAGCCGTATCTGCTCGACGACCGGCTGTACGGCGTCCCGTTCGACATCGGCATGATCGGTTTCTGGTACAACAAGGCGCTGTTCAAGCAGGCAGGCATCGCCACGCCGCCCACCACCTGGAGCGGCTTCCTCGACGCGGTCGGCAAGCTGAAGTCCGCCGGTATCACCCCCCTCGCCCTCGCGGGCAAGGAGACCTGGACCGGCATGTACTACTGGGCGTATCTGGCGATGCGCACCGCGGGCGCCGGCGCGCTGGAGAAGGCCAACGACGACAAGGACTTCAGCGGGGCCGACTTCGTCCAGGCCGGACAGCATCTCAAGGAACTCGTCGACCTCCAGCCGTTCCAGAAGGGGTTCCTCGGCGCCGCCTACTCCAGCCCCACCGGCCAGGCCGCAGCCGTCGGCAACGGCAAGGCGGCGATGGAACTCATGGGCCAGTGGGCGCCGGTGGTCCAGGCGGACGCGGGCAAGGGCCTCGGCGACGACCTCGGGTTCTTCCCGTTCCCGGAGGTCGAGGGCGGCAAGGGCGCCATCACCGAGGTGTTCGGCGGGGGCGGCGGACATGCCCTGCGGCAGGGCGCTCCGCAGGCGGCCGTCGACTTCCTGGAGTTCTTCGCCTCCGAGGCGACGGACCTGGAACTGGTCAAGAAGACCGGCGCCATTCCGGTGGTGCCCGGCGCCGAGAGCGCCCTCACCGACCCCAACCTCAAGGCCGTACAAGCTCAGTTGAAGGGCTCCACCGGCTTCCAGCTCTACCTGGACCAGGCGTACGCGCCCGCGCTCGGTCAGGAGGTCAACGACAGTGTGGGCGCGCTGATCGCCGGTTCCAAGTCGCCCGAGCAGGTCACCGAGTCGATCACACAGACCGCGAAGGAAGAGCAGTAG
- a CDS encoding APC family permease — protein MATTEQPPSRLRAWMLEGLSDMGKGGAQHTPHAEPKAAEGQPWYRVMCLTGVDYFSTLGYQPGIAALAAGLLSPIATIVLVIVTLAGALPVYRRVAEESPHGQGSIAMLERLLTFWKGKLFVLTLLGFAATDFLITITLSAADASTHLVENPHLHSALHDQQMLITLVLVALLGAVFLKGFLEAIGVAVALVALYLALNVVVVIVGLWHVITEGHVVTDWSSALTAEHGNVFVMIGMALIVFPKLALGLSGFETGVAVMPHVKGDAGDTEENPKGRIRGTKKLLTAAALIMSCFLICTSFITTLLIPEKEFEDGGQANGRALAFLAHDYLGGAFGTVYDVSTIAILWFAGASAMAGLLNLMPRYLPRYGMAPHWARAVRPMVIVFTLIAFLVTWIFDADVDAQGGAYATGVLVLISSAAIAVTIAARKAGQRNWTIAFAVISAVFLYTTIVNVFERPDGVKIGACFIAGIIILSLASRLARAFELRVTSVTMDDMAERFVRDIASRKIRLIANEPDARDIAEYRDKIEQIRQDNDVPEQEDFVFVEVTVTDPSEFESGLTVRGEVMHNRYRVLSLESSSVSNALAALLLHVRDTTGCIPHIYFEWTEGNPFANFLRFFLFGQGEVAPVTREVLRGAEPDRARRPRVHTG, from the coding sequence ATGGCCACCACGGAACAGCCGCCCAGCCGACTGCGGGCCTGGATGCTGGAGGGCTTGTCCGACATGGGCAAGGGCGGCGCCCAACACACTCCGCACGCCGAGCCGAAGGCGGCCGAGGGGCAGCCCTGGTACCGCGTGATGTGCCTGACGGGCGTCGACTACTTCTCGACCCTCGGCTATCAGCCAGGCATCGCGGCCCTCGCGGCAGGCCTGCTCTCACCCATCGCGACCATCGTCCTCGTGATCGTCACCCTGGCGGGCGCGCTGCCGGTCTACCGACGCGTCGCCGAGGAGAGCCCGCACGGGCAGGGCTCGATCGCGATGCTGGAACGGCTGCTCACCTTCTGGAAGGGCAAGCTCTTCGTCCTGACCCTGCTCGGCTTCGCCGCCACCGACTTCCTCATCACCATCACGCTCTCCGCCGCGGACGCCTCCACCCACCTGGTGGAGAACCCTCATCTGCACAGCGCCCTGCACGACCAGCAGATGCTGATCACCCTCGTGCTCGTCGCCCTGCTCGGCGCGGTGTTCCTCAAGGGCTTCCTGGAGGCGATCGGCGTCGCCGTCGCCCTGGTCGCGCTCTATCTGGCGCTGAACGTCGTCGTCGTGATCGTCGGCCTGTGGCACGTCATCACCGAAGGACACGTCGTCACCGACTGGTCGAGCGCCCTGACCGCCGAGCACGGCAACGTCTTCGTCATGATCGGCATGGCCCTGATCGTCTTCCCGAAGCTCGCCCTCGGCCTGTCCGGCTTCGAGACCGGCGTCGCCGTGATGCCACACGTCAAGGGCGATGCGGGGGACACCGAGGAGAACCCGAAGGGCCGGATCCGGGGCACCAAGAAGCTGCTCACCGCGGCCGCCCTGATCATGAGCTGCTTCCTGATCTGCACCAGCTTCATCACCACGCTGCTGATCCCCGAGAAGGAGTTCGAGGACGGCGGCCAGGCCAACGGCCGCGCCCTCGCGTTCCTGGCGCACGACTACCTCGGCGGCGCCTTCGGCACTGTCTACGACGTCTCGACGATCGCCATCCTCTGGTTCGCCGGCGCCTCCGCCATGGCCGGCCTGCTCAACCTGATGCCCCGCTATCTGCCGCGCTACGGCATGGCCCCGCACTGGGCCCGCGCGGTGCGCCCGATGGTCATCGTCTTCACCCTGATCGCCTTCCTGGTGACCTGGATCTTCGACGCCGACGTCGACGCGCAGGGCGGCGCCTACGCCACCGGTGTGCTGGTGCTGATCAGCTCCGCCGCGATCGCCGTGACGATCGCGGCGCGGAAGGCCGGACAGCGAAACTGGACCATCGCCTTCGCCGTGATTTCGGCGGTGTTCCTCTACACGACGATCGTCAACGTCTTCGAGCGCCCGGACGGCGTGAAGATCGGTGCCTGCTTCATCGCGGGCATCATCATCCTGTCCCTGGCCTCCCGGCTGGCCCGCGCCTTCGAGCTCCGCGTCACCAGCGTGACGATGGACGACATGGCGGAACGATTCGTCCGGGACATCGCCAGCCGCAAGATCCGGCTCATCGCCAACGAGCCCGACGCTCGCGACATCGCCGAGTACCGGGACAAGATCGAGCAGATCCGGCAGGACAACGACGTCCCCGAGCAGGAGGACTTCGTCTTCGTCGAGGTGACGGTCACCGACCCGTCCGAGTTCGAGTCCGGCCTGACAGTGCGCGGCGAGGTCATGCACAACCGCTATCGCGTCCTGTCCCTGGAGTCCTCGTCCGTCTCCAACGCCCTGGCCGCGCTGCTCCTCCACGTCCGCGACACCACCGGCTGCATCCCGCACATCTACTTCGAATGGACCGAGGGCAACCCCTTCGCCAACTTCCTGCGCTTCTTCCTCTTCGGCCAGGGCGAGGTCGCCCCGGTCACCCGCGAGGTCCTGCGCGGGGCAGAACCGGACCGCGCCCGCCGGCCGCGCGTGCACACGGGCTGA
- a CDS encoding molybdopterin-binding protein: MQSYTIGQAARLLGVSPDTARRWADAGRMATHRDDSGRRLIDGRDLAAFSVELAKTGTGDEEAPYTSARNAFPGIVTAIKLGDVAAQVEIQAGPHRLVSLLTREAVEELGLEVGMEATARVKSTNVHIDRA, from the coding sequence ATGCAGTCCTACACGATCGGCCAGGCGGCTCGGCTGCTCGGCGTGAGCCCGGACACCGCACGCCGTTGGGCGGACGCGGGCCGGATGGCGACCCATCGCGACGACAGCGGGCGACGGCTCATCGACGGACGAGACCTGGCCGCGTTCTCGGTCGAACTCGCGAAGACGGGAACCGGCGACGAGGAGGCCCCGTACACCTCGGCCCGTAACGCCTTCCCCGGCATCGTCACCGCGATCAAACTCGGCGACGTCGCCGCCCAGGTCGAGATCCAGGCCGGCCCGCACCGTCTCGTCTCCCTGCTCACCCGCGAGGCCGTCGAGGAACTGGGCCTGGAGGTCGGCATGGAGGCCACGGCCCGCGTGAAGTCGACGAACGTGCACATCGACCGCGCCTGA
- the modA gene encoding molybdate ABC transporter substrate-binding protein — MISRSARRTRRTLQAAGAGAALLLALTACSSSSDSAADSDPSSSGSPKLSGTVTVFAAASLKESFTALGKEFEKEHPGTKVTFSFGGSDSLAASITGGAPADVFAAASARTMAIVTDAKAADGTPSTFVRNELEIATLPGNPDKIASLKDLTKSGLKVVLCDKTVPCGAAAEKALQAGDLKLTPVSYEQDVKSALTKVELKEADAAVVYKTDVKSAGGKVEGVDFPESAEAINDYPITLLKDAPNPEAAKAFMELVKSAAGQQVLTEAGFLKP; from the coding sequence GTGATATCCCGTTCCGCGCGCCGGACCCGCCGGACCCTGCAGGCGGCCGGCGCAGGGGCCGCACTGCTGCTGGCCCTGACGGCTTGCTCCTCTTCGTCCGACTCCGCAGCGGATTCCGACCCCTCGTCATCGGGGTCGCCGAAGCTGTCCGGCACCGTCACCGTCTTCGCCGCCGCCTCCCTCAAGGAGAGCTTCACGGCCCTGGGCAAGGAGTTCGAGAAGGAGCACCCGGGCACGAAGGTCACCTTCAGCTTCGGCGGCAGTGACAGCCTCGCCGCGAGCATCACGGGCGGCGCCCCGGCCGACGTCTTCGCCGCGGCCAGCGCCAGGACGATGGCGATCGTGACGGACGCGAAGGCCGCGGACGGCACCCCGTCCACCTTCGTCCGCAACGAGCTGGAGATCGCCACACTGCCGGGCAACCCCGACAAGATCGCCTCCCTCAAGGACCTCACCAAGTCCGGCCTGAAGGTGGTCCTGTGCGACAAGACGGTGCCGTGCGGCGCCGCCGCGGAGAAGGCCCTGCAGGCCGGCGACCTGAAGCTCACCCCGGTCTCCTACGAGCAGGACGTGAAGAGCGCCCTGACGAAGGTCGAGCTGAAGGAGGCGGACGCCGCCGTGGTCTACAAGACCGACGTGAAGTCGGCGGGTGGCAAGGTGGAGGGCGTGGACTTCCCCGAGTCGGCCGAGGCCATCAACGACTATCCGATCACCCTCCTCAAGGACGCCCCGAACCCCGAGGCGGCCAAGGCGTTCATGGAGCTGGTGAAGTCGGCCGCGGGCCAGCAGGTCCTGACCGAGGCGGGATTCCTCAAGCCGTGA
- a CDS encoding ABC transporter permease, whose protein sequence is MESERARTRIRTRPRLVPLPLLIPALLGLAFLLLPLVALLVRAPWRTLPEQLTSAEVWEALRLSLVCATAATALSLVIGVPLAWLLARTDFPGRGLVRALVTLPLVLPPVVGGVALLLALGRNGVVGQWLDEWFGITLPFTTTGVVLAETFVAMPFLVISVEGTLRAADPRYEEAATTLGASRFTAFRRVTLPLIAPGIAAGSVLAWARALGEFGATITFAGNFPGRTQTMPLAVYLALQNDPAAAIALSLVLLTVSIAVLAGLRDRWMTPS, encoded by the coding sequence ATCGAGAGCGAGCGCGCCCGTACGCGCATCCGCACCCGCCCCCGCCTGGTGCCGCTTCCCCTGCTGATCCCGGCCCTCCTCGGCCTGGCGTTCCTGCTGCTCCCCCTCGTCGCCCTGCTCGTACGGGCGCCCTGGCGCACCCTGCCCGAGCAGCTGACCAGCGCCGAGGTGTGGGAGGCGCTGCGCCTGTCGCTGGTGTGCGCCACAGCGGCGACGGCACTGAGCCTGGTCATCGGCGTCCCACTGGCGTGGCTGCTGGCCCGCACGGACTTCCCCGGCCGGGGCCTGGTCCGCGCCCTGGTCACCCTGCCGCTCGTCCTGCCCCCGGTGGTGGGCGGCGTGGCCCTGCTGCTGGCGCTCGGCCGCAACGGCGTCGTCGGCCAATGGCTGGACGAGTGGTTCGGCATCACGCTCCCCTTCACCACCACCGGCGTGGTCCTGGCGGAGACGTTCGTGGCGATGCCGTTCCTCGTCATCAGCGTGGAGGGCACGCTACGGGCGGCCGACCCCCGCTACGAGGAAGCAGCCACAACACTCGGCGCCTCCCGCTTCACGGCATTCCGCAGGGTCACCCTGCCCCTCATCGCCCCGGGCATCGCAGCGGGCTCGGTCCTGGCCTGGGCACGCGCCCTCGGCGAGTTCGGCGCAACGATCACTTTCGCCGGCAACTTCCCCGGCCGCACCCAGACAATGCCGCTGGCCGTCTACCTGGCCCTCCAGAACGACCCAGCAGCAGCCATCGCCCTGAGCCTGGTCCTCCTGACCGTCTCCATCGCAGTCCTGGCAGGGCTTCGGGACCGATGGATGACACCATCATGA